A single region of the Nocardioides aurantiacus genome encodes:
- a CDS encoding solute symporter family protein: MSTQVLTTTLFLAVVALTIGITFWASRQTSGAADYYAGGRNFSGFQNGLAIGGDYMSAASFLGISGAIALSGYDGFLYSIGFLVAWLVALLLVAEVLRNSGRYTMADQLAYRMKQRPVRTAAATSTVVVSIFYLLAQMVGAGALVSLLLGIDGQFATNVTIFAVGVLMVFYVTVGGMKGTTWVQIVKAVLLMAGSALIVVLVLAQFSFNLSDLLGTAASNSGKGSAFLEPGLKYGVSTTSKIDFLSLGLALVLGTAGLPHILIRFYTTPTSRDARKSVLWAIGLIGVFYLFTLVLGFGAAALLGDSDMERVTASGGNLASPLLAETVGGGSGSTGGAILLAVIAAVAFATILAVVAGLTLTSSVSVAHDLYNSVWRKGKATEKEELKVARIAAGAIGLVAIILAIPAQKLNIAFLVALAFAIAASANLPAIVYNMFWRRFNTRGAVWSIYGGLISSVGLVIFSPIMSGKTDAATGANLSLLPASIDISWFPLENPGIVSIPLGFLLGYLGSVTSKEPAAEDRYTELEVRALTGAGAEASVQH; this comes from the coding sequence ATGAGCACCCAGGTCCTGACCACGACCCTCTTCCTCGCCGTCGTCGCACTGACGATCGGCATCACCTTCTGGGCCAGCCGCCAGACCTCGGGCGCGGCCGACTACTACGCCGGCGGCCGCAACTTCTCCGGCTTCCAGAACGGCCTGGCCATCGGTGGCGACTACATGTCGGCCGCCTCGTTCCTCGGCATCTCCGGTGCCATCGCGCTCTCGGGCTACGACGGCTTCCTCTACTCCATCGGCTTCCTGGTGGCCTGGCTCGTGGCCCTGCTCCTGGTCGCCGAGGTGCTGCGCAACTCCGGCCGCTACACGATGGCCGACCAGCTGGCGTACCGGATGAAGCAGCGCCCGGTCCGCACCGCGGCCGCGACGTCGACCGTCGTGGTCTCGATCTTCTACCTGCTCGCGCAGATGGTCGGCGCCGGTGCGCTGGTCTCGCTGCTGCTCGGCATCGACGGCCAGTTCGCCACCAACGTCACCATCTTCGCGGTCGGCGTCCTGATGGTCTTCTACGTCACCGTGGGCGGCATGAAGGGCACCACCTGGGTGCAGATCGTCAAGGCCGTCCTGCTCATGGCCGGCTCGGCGCTGATCGTGGTCCTGGTGCTGGCGCAGTTCAGCTTCAACCTCTCCGACCTGCTCGGCACCGCCGCCAGCAACAGCGGCAAGGGCTCGGCGTTCCTGGAGCCGGGGCTGAAGTACGGCGTCTCCACCACCAGCAAGATCGACTTCCTCAGCCTGGGCCTCGCCCTCGTGCTGGGCACCGCTGGCCTGCCGCACATCCTGATCCGCTTCTACACCACCCCGACCTCGCGGGACGCCCGCAAGTCGGTGCTCTGGGCCATCGGCCTGATCGGCGTGTTCTACCTGTTCACGCTGGTCCTGGGCTTCGGTGCCGCCGCGCTGCTGGGCGACTCCGACATGGAGCGCGTCACCGCCTCGGGCGGCAACCTGGCCTCGCCGCTGCTCGCCGAGACCGTCGGCGGCGGCTCCGGCTCGACCGGGGGCGCGATCCTGCTCGCCGTCATCGCAGCCGTCGCCTTCGCCACGATCCTCGCGGTGGTCGCCGGCCTGACGCTCACCTCGAGCGTCAGCGTCGCCCACGACCTCTACAACAGCGTGTGGCGCAAGGGGAAGGCCACCGAGAAGGAGGAGCTGAAGGTGGCGCGCATCGCAGCCGGCGCCATCGGCCTCGTCGCCATCATCCTGGCCATCCCGGCGCAGAAGCTCAACATCGCCTTCCTGGTGGCGCTCGCCTTCGCGATCGCGGCCTCGGCCAACCTGCCGGCGATCGTCTACAACATGTTCTGGCGACGCTTCAACACCCGCGGCGCCGTGTGGAGCATCTACGGCGGTCTGATCAGCTCGGTGGGCCTGGTGATCTTCAGCCCCATCATGTCCGGCAAGACCGACGCCGCGACCGGGGCCAACCTCTCGCTGCTGCCGGCCTCGATCGACATCTCGTGGTTCCCCCTGGAGAACCCCGGCATCGTGTCGATCCCGCTGGGCTTCCTGCTCGGCTACCTCGGCTCGGTCACCAGCAAGGAGCCGGCCGCCGAGGACCGCTACACCGAGCTCGAGGTCCGCGCCCTCACCGGCGCCGGCGCCGAGGCGTCGGTCCAGCACTAG
- a CDS encoding TerC family protein has product MVVSPLVWWLTIGITVAVLLFDILIIGRRPHEPSRREVSVALAAYIGLAIAFGIGVWVFAGHQYGTEFFAGWLTEYSLSVDNLFIFLIIMAKFGVPKELQQSALLVGIVLALIMRGIFIFVGAAAIEQFSWVFYIFGVFLIWTAAKLAKEGASDEEEEFEENRLIKFVEKRFPATAEWHGSKIFTTENGKRVITPMFIVIIALGTTDLLFALDSIPAIYGLTEEPFLVLTANIFALMGLRQLYFLIGGLLERLVYLSFGLAFLLFFIGVKLILHAMHENELPFINGGEHIEWAPDIPTLVSLGVIIGTLVLTTVLSLAKTGLPSKDEKPGVKSL; this is encoded by the coding sequence GTGGTCGTCTCCCCCCTCGTCTGGTGGCTCACGATCGGCATCACCGTCGCGGTGCTGCTCTTCGACATCCTCATCATCGGCCGTCGCCCGCACGAGCCCTCCCGGCGCGAGGTCAGCGTCGCGCTCGCGGCGTACATCGGGCTCGCCATCGCCTTCGGCATCGGCGTGTGGGTCTTCGCCGGTCACCAGTACGGCACCGAGTTCTTCGCCGGCTGGCTGACCGAGTACTCCCTCTCGGTCGACAACCTGTTCATCTTCCTGATCATCATGGCCAAGTTCGGGGTGCCCAAGGAGCTGCAGCAGTCCGCGCTCCTCGTCGGCATCGTGCTGGCCCTGATCATGCGCGGCATCTTCATCTTCGTCGGCGCCGCGGCCATCGAGCAGTTCAGCTGGGTCTTCTACATCTTCGGCGTCTTCCTGATCTGGACCGCCGCCAAGCTCGCCAAGGAGGGCGCCAGCGACGAGGAGGAGGAGTTCGAGGAGAACCGCCTCATCAAGTTCGTCGAGAAGCGCTTCCCCGCCACCGCCGAGTGGCACGGCTCGAAGATCTTCACCACGGAGAACGGCAAGCGGGTCATCACGCCGATGTTCATCGTGATCATCGCGCTCGGCACCACCGACCTGCTGTTCGCGCTCGACTCGATCCCGGCGATCTACGGCCTGACCGAGGAGCCGTTCCTGGTGCTCACGGCCAACATCTTCGCGCTGATGGGCCTGCGGCAGCTCTACTTCCTCATCGGCGGGCTGCTCGAGCGCCTGGTCTACCTGTCCTTCGGGCTCGCCTTCCTGCTGTTCTTCATCGGCGTGAAGCTGATCCTGCACGCCATGCACGAGAACGAGCTGCCGTTCATCAACGGCGGCGAGCACATCGAGTGGGCCCCCGACATCCCGACCCTGGTCTCGCTGGGTGTCATCATCGGCACGCTGGTCCTCACGACCGTGCTGAGCCTCGCCAAGACCGGCCTGCCCAGCAAGGACGAGAAGCCGGGCGTCAAGAGCCTCTGA
- a CDS encoding DUF485 domain-containing protein, with protein sequence MSHTASPPPDGRTAAGDAAADADRARTERESSDQAARHDPVYDRLHDMAEFTELRRRYRGFVFPATVAFLVWYLLYVILSNWAPGFMGAKLFGNINVALVFGLLQFVTTFLLAYAYSSFSNRKLDPLARQLNEAYERGRRGGSDEREARA encoded by the coding sequence ATGAGCCACACCGCGTCCCCACCCCCCGACGGGAGGACCGCCGCCGGCGACGCCGCGGCCGACGCCGACCGCGCCCGGACCGAGCGGGAGTCCTCGGACCAGGCCGCCCGGCACGACCCCGTCTACGACCGGCTGCACGACATGGCCGAGTTCACCGAGCTGCGCCGTCGCTACCGCGGCTTCGTGTTCCCGGCGACCGTGGCCTTCCTGGTCTGGTACCTGCTCTACGTCATCCTCAGCAACTGGGCGCCGGGCTTCATGGGCGCCAAGCTGTTCGGCAACATCAACGTGGCGCTGGTCTTCGGCCTGCTGCAGTTCGTGACCACGTTCCTGCTGGCCTACGCCTACAGCTCGTTCTCCAACCGCAAGCTCGACCCGCTGGCCCGCCAGCTCAACGAGGCGTACGAGCGCGGCCGCCGCGGCGGCTCCGACGAGCGGGAGGCCCGCGCATGA
- the acs gene encoding acetate--CoA ligase, which translates to MTESNETLANLSTEERRFEPPADLVESANLTEQAYADAESDRLGFWEKQAERLDWDQKWERVLDWDDPPFAKWFVGGRINAAYNCVDRHVEAGHGDKVAFHWVGEPEDDARDLTYADLKDEVSKAANALVELGVQTGDRVAIYMPMIPETAIAMLACARLGAPHTVVFGGFSSDALASRLADCDAKVVVTADGGYRRGAPSALKPAVDEAVQKAADNDGHQVRKVLVVRRTGEDVAWDDERDVWWHDAVDSASPEHACEFFDAEHPLYVMYTSGTTGKPKGILHTTGGYLVGCAYTHWGIFDLKPETDVYWCTADVGWVTGHSYGVYGPLANGATSVMYEGTPDTPTKGRWWEICEKYGVTIFYTAPTAIRTFMKWGGEIAQDHDLSKIRLLGSVGESINPEAYVWYRENIGASTAPIVDTWWQTETGSIMISPLPGVTHGKPGSAMKSIPGIVVDVVTEDGESVPNGSGGFLVVKEPWPSMLRTLWGDDERFKDTYWSRFADHGFYFAGDGAKKDDDGDIWLLGRVDDVMNVSGHRLSTTEIESALVSHPKVAEAAVVGAADETTGQAVCAFVILRESALADGEEAPESLIQELRSHVQKEIGAIAKPRQVMVVPELPKTRSGKIMRRLLKDVAEKREVGDVTTLADSTVMDLIGKGMKSSSDD; encoded by the coding sequence ATGACGGAGTCCAACGAGACCCTGGCCAACCTGTCCACCGAGGAGCGCCGCTTCGAGCCGCCCGCCGACCTGGTCGAGTCCGCCAACCTCACCGAGCAGGCGTACGCCGACGCCGAGTCCGACCGCCTCGGGTTCTGGGAGAAGCAGGCCGAGCGCCTCGACTGGGACCAGAAGTGGGAGCGCGTCCTGGACTGGGACGACCCGCCGTTCGCCAAGTGGTTCGTCGGCGGGCGGATCAACGCGGCGTACAACTGCGTCGACCGGCACGTCGAGGCCGGTCACGGCGACAAGGTCGCCTTCCACTGGGTCGGAGAACCGGAGGACGACGCCCGCGACCTGACCTACGCCGACCTCAAGGACGAGGTGTCCAAGGCCGCCAACGCCCTGGTCGAGCTGGGCGTGCAGACCGGCGACCGGGTCGCGATCTACATGCCGATGATCCCCGAGACCGCGATCGCGATGCTAGCCTGCGCCCGCCTGGGTGCGCCGCACACCGTGGTCTTCGGCGGCTTCTCCTCCGACGCGCTCGCCAGCCGGCTCGCCGACTGCGACGCCAAGGTGGTCGTGACCGCCGACGGCGGCTACCGCCGCGGCGCCCCCTCGGCCCTCAAGCCCGCCGTCGACGAGGCGGTGCAGAAGGCGGCCGACAACGACGGCCACCAGGTCCGCAAGGTCCTGGTCGTACGCCGCACCGGCGAGGACGTCGCCTGGGACGACGAGCGCGACGTCTGGTGGCACGACGCCGTCGACTCCGCCTCGCCCGAGCACGCGTGCGAGTTCTTCGACGCCGAGCACCCGCTCTACGTGATGTACACCTCCGGCACCACCGGCAAGCCCAAGGGCATCCTGCACACCACCGGCGGCTACCTCGTCGGGTGCGCCTACACCCACTGGGGCATCTTCGACCTCAAGCCCGAGACCGACGTCTACTGGTGCACCGCCGACGTCGGCTGGGTGACCGGTCACTCCTACGGCGTCTACGGCCCGTTGGCCAACGGGGCGACCTCGGTGATGTACGAAGGCACCCCGGACACCCCGACCAAGGGACGCTGGTGGGAGATCTGCGAGAAGTACGGCGTCACCATCTTCTACACCGCCCCCACCGCGATCCGGACGTTCATGAAGTGGGGCGGCGAGATCGCCCAGGACCACGACCTGTCGAAGATCCGGCTGCTCGGCTCGGTCGGGGAGTCGATCAACCCCGAGGCCTACGTCTGGTACCGCGAGAACATCGGCGCCAGCACCGCCCCGATCGTCGACACCTGGTGGCAGACCGAGACCGGGTCGATCATGATCTCGCCCCTGCCCGGCGTCACCCACGGCAAGCCGGGCTCGGCGATGAAGTCGATCCCCGGCATCGTCGTCGACGTCGTCACCGAGGACGGCGAGTCGGTGCCGAACGGCTCCGGCGGCTTCCTGGTCGTCAAGGAGCCCTGGCCCTCGATGCTGCGCACCCTGTGGGGCGACGACGAGCGGTTCAAGGACACCTACTGGTCGCGGTTCGCCGACCACGGCTTCTACTTCGCCGGCGACGGCGCCAAGAAGGACGACGACGGCGACATCTGGCTGCTCGGCCGCGTCGACGACGTCATGAACGTCTCGGGCCACCGCCTCTCGACCACCGAGATCGAGTCGGCGCTGGTCTCCCACCCCAAGGTGGCCGAGGCGGCCGTGGTGGGCGCCGCCGACGAGACGACCGGCCAGGCCGTCTGCGCCTTCGTCATCCTGCGCGAGTCGGCGCTGGCCGACGGCGAGGAGGCCCCGGAGTCGCTGATCCAGGAGCTGCGCAGCCACGTGCAGAAGGAGATCGGCGCCATCGCCAAGCCCCGTCAGGTGATGGTCGTCCCCGAGCTGCCCAAGACCCGCTCGGGCAAGATCATGCGGCGGCTGCTCAAGGACGTCGCCGAGAAGCGCGAGGTCGGCGACGTCACCACGCTGGCCGACTCGACCGTGATGGACCTCATCGGCAAGGGCATGAAGAGCTCCTCCGACGACTGA
- a CDS encoding NADPH-dependent FMN reductase has product MKILMLVGSLRAGSWTGELVATVPGLLPEGVRAEVYAGLGDLPHYDQDLDGDAAPASVLAFREALGGADALVVATPEYNGSIPGVLKNAIDWASRPRGAAPIDGLPAAVLSVSPSPRGAQWAREDLVKVLRVAGAQPLDDALGVATVHETVVDGAITDADVEAALRLLVGRLVDAGRERVAA; this is encoded by the coding sequence ATGAAGATCCTGATGCTCGTCGGCAGCCTGCGCGCCGGTTCGTGGACCGGTGAGCTCGTCGCCACGGTTCCGGGCCTGCTGCCCGAGGGCGTCCGGGCCGAGGTGTACGCCGGCCTCGGCGACCTGCCCCACTACGACCAGGACCTCGACGGCGACGCGGCTCCGGCCTCGGTGCTCGCCTTCCGTGAGGCGCTGGGCGGCGCCGACGCGCTGGTCGTGGCCACCCCGGAGTACAACGGCTCGATCCCCGGCGTGCTGAAGAACGCGATCGACTGGGCCTCGCGCCCCCGCGGTGCCGCGCCGATCGACGGCCTGCCCGCCGCGGTCCTCTCGGTCAGCCCCTCGCCGCGCGGGGCCCAGTGGGCCCGTGAGGACCTCGTGAAGGTGCTGCGCGTCGCCGGCGCCCAGCCGCTGGACGACGCCCTGGGCGTCGCGACGGTGCACGAGACCGTGGTCGACGGCGCGATCACCGACGCCGACGTCGAGGCGGCCCTGCGGCTGCTCGTCGGTCGGCTCGTCGACGCGGGCCGGGAGCGCGTCGCGGCCTGA
- a CDS encoding class I SAM-dependent methyltransferase yields the protein MSEPTPSPATSFGSVADAYDRARPSYPDDAVAWLTGGGRAHVVELGAGTGKLTEVLHRAGHHVLATEPLLPMLARLGRNVPVPHAAAAAEAIPVRSRSVDVVACGQSFHWFDAELALPEIARVLRPGGVIALVWNTYDTSIPWVRRLRRLLDPASDRDGDLPTKALLESPYFGFVEEKRFRFWQSHTARSLEELARSVSHVATMPESTRERTLAEVASLYDGYGRGHDGMQLPWVTRTFRAVVRHQDLPPEPSHAPVDHDVDPPGLEHQAVTRPADRRPPEDPGMQLIDFR from the coding sequence ATGAGCGAGCCGACCCCCAGCCCCGCGACGTCGTTCGGCTCCGTGGCCGACGCCTACGACCGCGCCCGGCCGTCCTACCCCGACGACGCGGTCGCCTGGCTCACCGGCGGTGGCCGCGCGCACGTCGTCGAGCTCGGTGCCGGCACCGGCAAGCTGACCGAGGTGCTGCACCGCGCGGGCCACCACGTGCTGGCCACCGAGCCGCTGCTGCCGATGCTCGCCCGGCTGGGACGCAACGTCCCGGTGCCCCACGCGGCCGCTGCCGCCGAGGCGATCCCGGTCCGGTCGCGGTCGGTCGACGTGGTGGCGTGCGGCCAGTCCTTCCACTGGTTCGACGCCGAGCTGGCGCTGCCCGAGATCGCGCGCGTGCTGCGTCCGGGCGGCGTGATCGCCCTGGTCTGGAACACCTACGACACCTCCATCCCCTGGGTACGCCGGTTGCGGCGGCTGCTCGACCCGGCCAGCGACCGCGACGGCGACCTGCCGACCAAGGCGCTGCTCGAGAGCCCCTACTTCGGGTTCGTGGAGGAGAAGCGGTTCCGCTTCTGGCAATCCCACACCGCCCGCTCGCTCGAGGAGCTCGCCCGCTCGGTCTCCCACGTCGCGACGATGCCCGAGAGCACCCGGGAGCGGACGCTGGCCGAGGTGGCGAGCCTGTACGACGGCTACGGCCGCGGTCACGACGGCATGCAGCTGCCCTGGGTGACGCGGACGTTCCGGGCCGTCGTACGCCACCAGGACCTGCCGCCCGAGCCCAGCCACGCCCCCGTCGACCACGACGTGGACCCGCCCGGTCTGGAGCACCAGGCCGTCACCCGGCCCGCCGACCGCCGCCCGCCGGAGGACCCCGGCATGCAGCTGATCGACTTCCGGTAG
- a CDS encoding sensor histidine kinase — MLDGLRSRWWRTRQLGTDADHATFRTLHTASLASPALRRGLTAETADLALRHLRGLLGTAAVALADTETLLGYDGLSTHHTAQARALADRAVASSATVVAGRAELACDTEGCLVGHAIATPLVIDDRVAGALVALAETPSASLLRATEEVASWVSGQLELAELDEQRHRLARAEVRALRAQISPHFIYNSLGAIASFVRTDPDRARELLLEFADFTRYSFRQHGEFTTLTEELRSIERYLLLEQARFGERLRVVLQVAPEVLGVTIPFLCLQPLVENAVQHGLEREGGGVITIVARDADRECVISIEDDGAGQDPERIRAVLAGEAAGDSVGLANVDERLRTTFGDDYGLVVETAPGAGTRVVVRVPKFAPGLTP; from the coding sequence GTGCTCGACGGCCTCCGCAGCCGCTGGTGGCGCACCCGCCAGCTCGGCACCGACGCCGACCACGCCACCTTCCGCACGCTGCACACCGCCTCGCTCGCCTCGCCCGCGCTGCGCCGGGGACTGACCGCCGAGACCGCCGACCTCGCGCTGCGCCACCTGCGCGGGCTGCTGGGAACCGCCGCGGTGGCGCTCGCCGACACCGAGACCCTCCTGGGGTACGACGGCCTCTCGACCCACCACACCGCGCAGGCGCGGGCGCTCGCCGACCGGGCGGTGGCCAGCAGCGCGACCGTGGTGGCCGGTCGGGCCGAGCTGGCCTGCGACACCGAGGGCTGCCTGGTCGGGCACGCCATCGCGACGCCGCTGGTCATCGACGACCGGGTCGCGGGCGCGCTCGTCGCGCTGGCGGAGACCCCGTCTGCCAGCCTGCTGCGGGCGACCGAGGAGGTGGCCAGCTGGGTGTCCGGGCAGCTGGAGCTGGCCGAGCTCGACGAGCAGCGGCACCGCCTCGCCCGCGCCGAGGTGCGGGCGTTGCGCGCCCAGATCAGCCCCCACTTCATCTACAACTCCCTCGGCGCGATCGCCTCCTTCGTGCGGACCGATCCCGACCGGGCGCGCGAGCTGCTGCTGGAGTTCGCCGACTTCACCCGCTACTCCTTCCGCCAGCACGGCGAGTTCACGACCCTGACCGAGGAGCTCCGCTCGATCGAGCGCTACCTGCTGCTCGAGCAGGCGCGCTTCGGCGAGCGGCTCCGGGTGGTGCTGCAGGTGGCGCCCGAGGTGCTCGGCGTGACGATCCCGTTCCTGTGCCTGCAGCCGCTGGTGGAGAACGCCGTGCAGCACGGCCTCGAGCGCGAGGGCGGCGGGGTGATCACCATCGTGGCCCGCGACGCGGACCGCGAGTGCGTGATCTCCATCGAGGACGACGGCGCGGGGCAGGACCCCGAGCGCATCCGCGCGGTGCTGGCCGGCGAGGCGGCCGGTGACTCCGTCGGACTCGCCAACGTCGACGAGAGACTGCGCACCACCTTCGGCGACGACTACGGTCTCGTCGTGGAGACCGCACCGGGCGCCGGCACCAGGGTGGTCGTGCGCGTGCCCAAGTTCGCCCCCGGCCTGACGCCGTGA
- a CDS encoding cation acetate symporter, which translates to MLGDSGTVLGLLSVLLVSVATLAIGSWGLRLSRTTSDFFVASRSVRPGLNGFAISGEYLSGASFLGIAGLVLSNGAEMLWYPVGWTAGYLVLLCLVAAPLRRSGAYTLPDFAEARLHSRGVRRASALLVVVIGFLYLMPQFQGAGVALETTTGLPPWAGGLAVAVVVLLNVLAGGMRSVTFVQAFQYWLKLTALLLPLVFLVLVWLGDGGRSPADPGLVSAGVDGLAWADPIDFAGDHPLYSTYSLMVATFLGVMGLPHVVVRYYTNPDGRAARQTTLAVLALLGAFYVLPPVYGALGRLYAPDLAASGSDSVVLALPGRMVGGLGGDLLTALLTAGAFAAFLATSSGLTVAVAGVLTQDVTSRRLEGVTGFRVSAVVAVVVPYLLSLVTREVGVATVVGLAFAMAAATFCPLLLLGIWWRGLTARGAVAGLVAGGLLTGAAVVDNLVVDRTGGWVASLVGQPAAWAVPLAFLTMVVVSRLTRAEVPAHTSRFLVRLHTPETVRLDQG; encoded by the coding sequence GTGCTCGGCGACTCGGGCACCGTCCTGGGGCTGCTCTCGGTGCTGCTCGTCTCCGTCGCCACGCTGGCGATCGGCAGCTGGGGACTGCGGCTGTCGCGCACCACCTCGGACTTCTTCGTCGCCTCCCGCTCGGTGCGCCCGGGCCTCAACGGCTTCGCGATCAGCGGGGAGTACCTCTCGGGCGCCTCCTTCCTCGGCATTGCCGGGCTGGTGCTGAGCAACGGCGCCGAGATGCTCTGGTACCCCGTCGGCTGGACGGCCGGCTACCTCGTGCTGCTGTGCCTGGTCGCGGCCCCGCTGCGCCGCTCGGGCGCCTACACGCTGCCCGACTTCGCGGAGGCACGGCTGCACTCACGCGGCGTACGACGGGCCTCGGCGCTGCTCGTCGTGGTGATCGGCTTCCTCTACCTGATGCCGCAGTTCCAGGGCGCCGGCGTGGCGCTCGAGACCACGACCGGACTGCCACCGTGGGCCGGCGGGCTGGCCGTCGCCGTCGTGGTGCTGCTCAACGTGCTGGCCGGCGGGATGCGCTCGGTCACCTTCGTGCAGGCCTTCCAGTACTGGCTGAAGCTCACCGCGCTGCTCCTCCCGCTCGTCTTCCTCGTGCTGGTCTGGCTCGGCGACGGCGGCCGGTCGCCGGCCGACCCGGGCCTGGTCAGCGCGGGCGTCGACGGCCTGGCCTGGGCCGACCCGATCGACTTCGCGGGCGACCACCCGCTCTACTCGACCTACTCCCTCATGGTCGCGACCTTCCTCGGCGTGATGGGCCTGCCCCACGTGGTGGTCCGCTACTACACCAACCCCGACGGCCGGGCCGCCCGCCAGACCACGCTCGCGGTGCTGGCGCTGCTCGGCGCCTTCTACGTGCTCCCCCCGGTGTACGGCGCGCTCGGGCGCCTCTACGCCCCCGACCTCGCCGCCTCCGGCAGCGACTCCGTGGTGCTCGCGCTGCCGGGTCGGATGGTCGGCGGCCTCGGCGGCGACCTGCTGACCGCGCTGCTGACCGCCGGGGCGTTCGCGGCCTTCCTGGCCACCTCCTCGGGCCTGACCGTGGCGGTGGCGGGCGTCCTCACCCAGGACGTCACCTCGCGCCGGTTGGAGGGCGTGACCGGCTTCCGGGTCTCGGCCGTGGTGGCGGTCGTGGTGCCCTACCTGCTCTCCCTCGTGACCCGCGAGGTCGGCGTGGCCACGGTGGTGGGCCTGGCCTTCGCGATGGCGGCGGCGACCTTCTGCCCGCTGCTGCTGCTCGGCATCTGGTGGCGCGGGCTGACCGCGCGGGGCGCCGTGGCCGGCCTCGTCGCCGGTGGCCTGCTCACCGGCGCCGCGGTCGTGGACAACCTGGTCGTCGACCGCACCGGGGGGTGGGTCGCCTCGCTGGTCGGCCAGCCTGCGGCGTGGGCGGTGCCGCTGGCCTTCCTCACGATGGTCGTGGTCTCGCGCCTGACCCGCGCGGAGGTGCCGGCCCACACCTCGCGGTTCCTGGTGCGGCTGCACACCCCGGAGACGGTCCGGCTCGACCAGGGCTGA
- a CDS encoding phage holin family protein, with amino-acid sequence MAHREPAVTEEPTIGKLVVDASRDVSGLIQKEIALAKSELKVSVRAGGISIGLFAAAAFLALLAIIMLSVAIAHFISFTGLDLAWGFLIVFFLYLLIAGVLGFVGVKKLKQVKAPERAIGQAKEFPSALKGKR; translated from the coding sequence ATGGCACACCGCGAGCCCGCAGTCACCGAGGAACCCACGATCGGCAAGCTGGTCGTCGACGCCAGCCGCGACGTCTCCGGCCTGATCCAGAAGGAGATCGCGCTCGCCAAGTCCGAGCTCAAGGTCTCCGTCCGCGCCGGCGGCATCAGCATCGGCCTGTTCGCCGCGGCGGCCTTCCTGGCCCTGCTCGCGATCATCATGCTGTCGGTGGCGATCGCCCACTTCATCTCCTTCACCGGGCTCGACCTCGCCTGGGGCTTCCTGATCGTCTTCTTCCTCTACCTGCTGATCGCCGGCGTGCTCGGCTTCGTGGGCGTCAAGAAGCTCAAGCAGGTCAAGGCCCCCGAGCGCGCCATCGGCCAGGCCAAGGAGTTCCCGAGCGCCCTCAAGGGCAAGCGCTGA
- a CDS encoding LytR/AlgR family response regulator transcription factor has product MSTPVGVPGPAADERPLAVLVIDDERPALDELTWLLRRDPRVGEVHATDSPTDALRLLRQLEVDAVFLDVQMPGLSGIDLAQVLAQFRSPPATVFVTAHDEHAVEAFDLHAVDYVLKPVREQRLAEAVRRVVAAARAEPVAADPAEEQVAVERGGVTRFVAVSRIRHVEAEGDYARLHVDGESHLVRVPLSQLEQEWAAGGFVRIHRSRLVNTAYVEELHVDAGRCWVVVDGADLQVSRRHTRELRDLLVRRGRPRGTAAPGEPS; this is encoded by the coding sequence GTGAGCACGCCCGTGGGCGTCCCGGGTCCGGCGGCCGACGAGCGGCCGCTCGCGGTGCTGGTCATCGACGACGAGCGCCCGGCGCTCGACGAGCTCACCTGGCTGCTGCGCCGCGACCCGCGCGTCGGCGAGGTCCACGCCACCGACTCCCCCACCGACGCGCTGCGGCTGCTGCGCCAGCTCGAGGTGGACGCGGTCTTCCTCGACGTCCAGATGCCCGGGCTGTCCGGCATCGACCTCGCCCAGGTGCTCGCCCAGTTCCGCTCACCGCCGGCCACGGTGTTCGTCACCGCCCACGACGAGCACGCCGTGGAGGCCTTCGACCTCCACGCCGTCGACTACGTCCTGAAGCCGGTGCGCGAGCAGCGCCTCGCCGAGGCCGTGCGCCGGGTGGTCGCCGCCGCGCGCGCCGAGCCCGTCGCCGCCGATCCGGCCGAGGAGCAGGTGGCCGTCGAGCGCGGTGGCGTCACCCGGTTCGTGGCCGTCTCGCGGATCCGCCACGTCGAGGCCGAGGGCGACTATGCCCGGCTGCACGTCGACGGCGAGAGCCACCTGGTCCGGGTGCCGCTCTCCCAGCTCGAGCAGGAGTGGGCGGCCGGCGGCTTCGTCAGGATCCACCGCTCGCGGCTGGTCAACACGGCGTACGTCGAGGAGCTGCACGTCGACGCCGGCCGCTGCTGGGTCGTCGTGGACGGCGCCGACCTCCAGGTCAGCCGGCGCCACACCCGCGAGCTGCGCGACCTGCTGGTCCGACGGGGGCGCCCGCGCGGCACCGCGGCGCCGGGCGAGCCGTCGTGA